The sequence CTTTTCCTCTGGCTTGGCGGCTGGGTCAGCGGGCTTGGCTGGTTCGGCCGGTTTCGCTGGCTCGGCTGGCTTGGCCGGTTCGGCGGGTTTCGCCTCAGCCGGTGCGGCGGCGGTCTCGGTCGGTTTGGCCGGCTCGGCCTTGGGGGCGTCGGCCGGCGCAGTTGCGGGGAAGACGTCCTGGAATTCGAGCTTCTGGATGAACTTCACCAGACGCGGTCCGCTCCCTTGGCTGCCCACGGCCAGAACCTGGCCATTGGGGGCGAAGGCCACGCTCCAGGCTGCACCCTCGAAACCGCCGAGCGTGCCGATTTCTTGCTTCGCGTCGATGCTCCACAGCTTCGCGCTGCGATCATGGCTGGCCGAGGCCAGCAGTTTGCCGTCGGGCGAGAAGCGGATGGCGGTGACCCAGTTCTTGTGACCGGCCAGGGCCGCAGTCTCTTTGCCGCCGGCGACGTCCCACAGTTTGATCGTGCGATCGGCGCTACCACTGGCCAAGGTTTTGCCGTCGGGCGAGAAGGCGACCGAGGTGACGCCATCGGCATGACCTTCCAGCTTGGCCTTTACGGTGCCGGCGGCCACGTCCCACAGTTGCACGGTCTTGTCACCGCTGGCGGTGGCCACGGTGGCGCTGTCGGGCGAGAAGGCGATGCCGTTGACACTGCCGGTATGCCCGGCGAGGGCCTTTACGTCGGTGCCGGTGTTGGGGTCCAACAGCTTGGCCGTCATGTCTTCACTGGCGCTGGCGAGTAGCTTGCCATCGGGCGAAAAGACCAGAGACGTGATCCAATGCTTGTGCGGTTGTACCGAAGCTTTTTCTTTGCCGGACTCTAAATCCCACAGCTTCAGGATGCCGTCGTAGCTGCCCGTGGCCAAGGTTTTGCCGTCGGGCGAGAAGGCGACGGACCAGACCGTACTTTGATGACCGTCGAGCTTGGCTTTTTCCTTGCCGGTGGAGACGTCCCACAGCCGTACTTCGCCCGGCCGATAGAGCAGCGTCTGACCGCCGACAGTGGCCAAGGTATTGCCGTCGGGCGAATAGGCCACGGCGGTGACCCAGTTTCGGAAGCTACCCAGCGATGGCGGTTCGTCAGCCAACGCGGGGCGCGAGATCAGGGCCAACAGGGCGGCGGCAGCTACGAGCGTCAAAACCAATTGCTGGTCTCGATAGTATGGGCGGCGGGACATTGAATGGTTCTCCAACAACGCGCGATTATTTGGGGCGGGGACCGGGGAGCCGTTATGTCGTCAAACTCGGTCCCACTATGGTAATCCCTCCGCCGACTGGAAGCTACGCGTGGCCGCCGGTCGAAGAGGTCAAAACCTGGTTAAAACTTGATAGAGGGCCACGCATTCTCGGGCCGGCCTGCCTGGCACGCCACGCCTGCAACAAGGGTAGTTCCAGGCGCCGTGGCTGGCGGGAAATCTAGTCCGCTGCGTCGTGCGGCGGTGCCTCTTTCGGCGGCGCGGCCGCCGCTCGTTTCAAGCGAACAAGTTGCGCAGACCGAAGCGTCGTCGCGTGCGGTTCGATCAAACGCGGCAAACCAGCGAGATTGTTCGCCGGCGCGCTTGAACAGCTAGCAAGTCCCCTTAGAATGACGGATTCAAGAGTGCCCCCGTGGGTGCTCGCCGTAGCGATGATCGCAGGAGCTTTCGAGCAATGTCAGGACCGATCGTGCGTTCGGGCCCCAGCCCGGAGTTTACGAAGAACTGGGACAGCGTCTTCAACAAGAGGCAAGGTAAGAAACAAGCTGCGGCCAAGCCGGCCAAGGCAGCCGCCAAGTCGGTCAAGGCAAAGGCTCCCGCCAAAGCGAAGAAGAAGGCGATCGCGAAGCGGAAATGATGATTAAGAAATGCTGAATGATGAAGGCAATATAAAGATTTAGCGATCGCTGAACGGCCTGCCGTGCGAAGCTGGCATCGGCTCAGCATTCATCATTTTGCATTCATCATTCTCACGCTCTTACCCGAGCGACATCAGATCTTCGGTGATGTAGCGCAGGATATCACGGACCGAGACGATGCCGGATACCTTGCCGCCGCTGGCCACCGGTCCGCTCATCACGGGGATGTGTCGGTAACCGCCGACATCCATCTTGTGCAGGGCGAAGGCGATCGGCGCGTCGGCCTCGATCGTGTCGGGCGAGGCGGTCATGAAGTCGCGGACCGGCCGCGTGGCGTGCAGGGCCGCATCGACGTTCAATCGCAACAGAGCGTCGCGCTCTGTGAAGATACCGACCATTTGTCCATTGTCGTTGACCACGATGCAGCCGATCGCGCGGCTGACCATCAGTCGTAGCACGTCGCCGACCGGCGTGGAGGCCTCGACGCCGAGCGGTTTGCGCGGCGCGAGCATGTAGACCCGATCCTTGATCAGGCTGTGCTCGATCGTGGACGACGTCCGCGGCTTACTGAGGAACCCCAGCGGCTGCTGACATTGTTCGCACTCGTCAGCGCCGTCGATGTTCTCTTCTTTGCAAAACGGGCAGATCACCATCGCCTCATCCTACGGTCGTTGGCGAATGACACAACGCGCGACGACAAGAACTTTTCCCGACACCGAGCCACTGGGGGACGCGCCAGCCCAGGGACGCCAAGCTGTTTTACAACAGCGGCGATCCTAGGCAACGGTCCAGGTCTCTCCGGAATTGAAAAGCTTGCTCAGATCCCCATCGCCACGCGCTTTGCGCGCTTCGACGACCTGGGCGTTGAGCAAGTCGTCGTACATCGGGTGATTCACGGCCCGGAAGACGCCGATCGGCTCGGGGAATTCCGGATAGCTCATACGGCTGAGCAGGTAGGCCAGGCTCGGCTCGGGGGCTTGCTCGTCGTGGAACAGCAGGTCGTCCTCCGAGATCCCCTTGCCCAACTCGACGACCTCGGGGTTCATACCGTTGAGGCGAATTCCCTTGTCGCGATTCTTGCCGAAGATCAGCGGCTTGCCGTGCTCCAGCTCGATCGTGGTGTCGGCCTTGGTCTCGCGGTCGGTCGCGTAGTCGAAGGCCCCGTCGTTGAACACGTTGCAGTTCTGATAGACCTCGATGAACGAGGTGCCGCGGTGCTCGGCGGCACGCTTGAGCATCGCGCCCAGGTGCTTGATGTTGGTATCGATCGAGCGGGCGATGAAGGTTCCCTCGCAGCCGATGGCGATCGAGAGCGGGTGCAGCGGATTGTCGATCGCGCCCATGGGAGTGCTCTTGGTGACCTTGCCCAGCGGCGAGGTCGGCGAGTACTGCCCCTTGGTCAACCCATAAATGCGGTTGTTGAAGAGCACGATGTTGATATCGAGATTGCGGCGGATGGCATGCATCAGGTGATTGCCGCCGATGCTCAGGCCGTCGCCGTCGCCGGTGATGACCCACACCATCAGGTCGGGGCGCGAGGCCTTCAGCCCGGTGGCCACGGCCGGA is a genomic window of Pirellulales bacterium containing:
- a CDS encoding CBS domain-containing protein, translated to MVICPFCKEENIDGADECEQCQQPLGFLSKPRTSSTIEHSLIKDRVYMLAPRKPLGVEASTPVGDVLRLMVSRAIGCIVVNDNGQMVGIFTERDALLRLNVDAALHATRPVRDFMTASPDTIEADAPIAFALHKMDVGGYRHIPVMSGPVASGGKVSGIVSVRDILRYITEDLMSLG
- a CDS encoding 2-oxoacid:ferredoxin oxidoreductase subunit beta codes for the protein MSTTSLPVLTANDFASDQDVRWCPGCGDYSILAQMKKVLPSLGVPPEKMVFVSGIGCSSRFPYYMNTYGIHSIHGRAPAVATGLKASRPDLMVWVITGDGDGLSIGGNHLMHAIRRNLDINIVLFNNRIYGLTKGQYSPTSPLGKVTKSTPMGAIDNPLHPLSIAIGCEGTFIARSIDTNIKHLGAMLKRAAEHRGTSFIEVYQNCNVFNDGAFDYATDRETKADTTIELEHGKPLIFGKNRDKGIRLNGMNPEVVELGKGISEDDLLFHDEQAPEPSLAYLLSRMSYPEFPEPIGVFRAVNHPMYDDLLNAQVVEARKARGDGDLSKLFNSGETWTVA